GAAATCTTGGACATTTTGTTGTCCATGCATTATAAATCACGCGTGATTTTAGGCACTGTGTTGTCTTATCAAGGCAACAGGCTAAATAACCTTTCTGAACAACTGAGCAAGGACCATTTCCTCAGTGACCGCACAGTAAATGGGGATACAATTTGTCGCGTTCAATAAAGGGTTACAAAGGGAAATAAACCTTTAGACAACCCCACAAGAGTCAATTTATCTTGATCCTGGAATAAATGCAGCCTGGTACTAATAGGCTTGTTACAAAGACCAAGGCCGCTGGGCCATGCATCAACAACAGGAAGCATCCCTAATATAATGCTCACATATGGCCTGAGCCTGCCCTGGGAAGTAATTCATCACACCAGGCCAATTTAGAACTCCAACCATCATGGCAAGTTTTATGCAAACGACAAGAATCATAagcaatatattttcttaaCCGTTATTGACATCAGTCTCACATCCCATGAACTAGAAAAGCATACCACAGAGTTTAATGAGTAATTACCTGCACGGCGTTGAGCACTTTAGAGTGATTGACTGCGACTAGAGAATCAGGGTACGTGGTGCTTTGTGTACTCGGTATATCAAGAATCCCATTCTGCCAATGTCCAGATTGAGTTTCCCCATTTCTAAAAGTGTACATGCCAAGCCCTTGCCGTCTACCCTCATGCCAAGCACCCTCATAACGATGACCATTGGCAAAAGAATAGATGCCGAAACCATGCATCTTGTCTGCAAAGTATTCTCCAGCATACCTGTCACCATTTCTACAAAAGGAAGATGAATTTAGCTTAACGTGGATTGCCGTAGAGATAGGAGACATCTACTATTGCAAAACAAAGTACAAAAACTATTTTGCTAGGAAACCTAAGAATGGCCACAAGGCTGAAAAGGCATTATGACAGCAATTAAGGATGCTTTGCGTTATGAAACTCCTGAAGAAGCACATGAAGAGAAGCTTTGGCTAGTGTTTATTATGCTAGGACAGGAAAAAAAGGACCTTATGTCATAAATTAATGATGTTATCAAAAAGATACAAACTCTAAGCAAGCAATAAGTCCATTTCCTTCCTGTAATTGTTCATCTTTAGCTAGCATCACCGAAAGATAATTGACCACAAAAAGTTCAACAAGGAATTCTTCTAACATCTGCACCGTTTCCGACGAATTAAGTAACAAAATTTTGCATGCCGAGTCCCTATCATTTATCCAAACCTGATATTACAAAAGGAGATTAGCATACACGGCCTATCCCATGACCAAACCCTGCCTTCACCACCCCTTTCCCCGCCCTTCCTCTTTTCACCCCTAcaaccccctcccccctctttccgtcacacacacacacacacactgaCTAAGTTTGAAGTCTCACTTGCACAAGCGAATACTTCTTCAGCAGTTGACCATTAGGTCAAAGATATAATCAGTATGCAGGCAGAAAAGATATTTAATCCTATTTGCACCATTTTCCATGTAAAAGAATTCATGGCTAAATGCCAGCGGAAACATTGGGATCATAATTTCGACTCAACCATGTGCAGTAAAATGATGCAATATTGGAAATATATTATTCCTTGGTATTTTAATGACTGTAATAGAGCAAAATTACTCCATTAAAATGATGCATTTATCGTCTCTACATCCATAAAAcacaaatttcatattcgaaaCATTCCGGAAACAAATCCAAAGGACGCAGAGAAAATAGGTTTCTCGATGAACTCTCGGAATAATAGCACAAGCTCCATGGATGAACACCTCAACCATCAAGTGGAAGCTCCATGCAGATAAGCCAGGAACTTAACACAATATACAATCACCAAAGTCCAGTTTTTAAGTATTTCACTGATCAATGCTCTTTTTTACAGCCCATAACCCATCGACGCATTCAACCATTGCTGCTAAGTTACCTGAAATGGTAGTGACCGAGGCCATGCTTAACACCCCACTTGAATTCTCCAACATAGCGACTTCCATCCTCACATGTATGTACTCCGCACCCATGGCTTTGCCCACTAGACCACTCCCCAGCATATACATCGCCAGTATAAAATCTATACACCCCAAAACCATGCCTAAGTCCCTGTCTATATTGTCCTCTATATCGGCTACCTCTTGCCCAAGTCTCAACTCCGTGGCCATCATATTTCCCATCAACCCAATCCCCCTCATACCTCCCACTCATGCAGTAATAATACACACCACTCCCCGAACACTTGCCCTTGTGGAATTCACCCTCATACACGTCCCCGTTACTATAAACCTGAACCCAGCATCCCGAATTCACTCTTTTCTCAGCTTTTGTCCGAGACCCAATCGACCAGAACACGGGCAAAGGACTAGATAGGGATTGGGACGCTTTCAACTTAATCGGGAACGAGCGGGCCAAGAACAGCCGTATCGAAGGGAGCCGAGGGAGAGCCAAATTGAGCGAGAACAGAAGCGCAGCGGAGAAGGCGAAGGCCGAGATGAAATCGAGCAGGAAGGAGTTACTGGGGTGGGACACGAGGAAGTAAAAGAAGGGGAGGGACAGAAGGAGGATCAGGCGGAGGTGTATGCGGAGGCCGCGGAGGTGCTTGAACCGGCGGAGGAGGCGGGAAGCGGTGGACTTGGCAGCGACCGTGATGGGAATTAGGGTTCTCCGAGGGGCGAAATGCTGGGCGGGGGCCGGCGTCGTCGGGGTCGGGGGAGACAGGCGGTACGCCGTGGGGGACTTGGGGAGGGAAGGAGGGGACTGAGTCAGGAGCGGCCTCTTGTAAGGCGTGGAGGGCGGGATCGGATCATTCTGGAGGCCCGGGGAGGCGTGGTGGAGGTGGTcgaaggcggcggcggcggcgacggcgatgaAGGGGAACTGGTGGTGGGACGGGGCgtgggagtgggagtgggaggAGTGGGATGGAGGCTTGGGGTGGACGGAGGAAGGGATGGGGTTGAAATCGGAAGAGACGCCGGTGCTTTCTTTTCCGATCTGGACTTCTGATTTCTTCTGATGCATCACACAAGCGAATTCATTCAAAACCTTCCCCCACCAaatttcttcgtcttcttcgtcttcttcctcgtcaAATGCCTCTCGATGATttcaatctctctccctctctctctctctctctctctctctctctctctgtggatgtTCATGTGTGGAAAAgccgcttctctctctccatctcttaTCTATTTATGGCCTCGTTGTTTGCGAcgacgaaaaagaagaagagcgaCCATTTTTGAAAAAGCTTCCTGCGCCTGCGGCTGAGGGAGAGTTTCGTCGGTTTCCCGAAAATACCCCTACTTTTGCTCCTTATTTCCTTTGGATGCCCTCCCCTGCTTTTTATCtatttggttttttcctttaatGGATTGCTTCCCCTTATCACCTTTGCCTATGTAAAAGGAAagtgcccccttttttttttcctcttttgagagAAAAGTTCAGATTTTTCCACGACATACTTACGTGGACCAGATGATCTCAATAGCTGGATTAGGCGACACCTGTGTGCCAACTGATATCGTCAAGGACCAAACTCACCCGACCTAAATTAGCCATGTGATGCAACAACCGGATATCGTTGAGTATAGGACTCCGCATTCGATTCCGGTTCCGTCCATCGTTTGAGATCGGATCACTCGGAACATAATTCCTTATGAATTCTCTACTCTCGATGCAAATGACCCACCTATCTTCGATCGAATCAAGAAGGTGGACTTAGCCCCAACGCACATGAATTAACTCGAAATATCACAAACAACCATGATGAAAAATCGAAAGCGAACGTGATTCTTTAACCCATGGAGGATTGGATTTAGGTGAAAaggggattttttttatcaaggtcATGTGCTAGTGAGGtgacttttaatttttcacattataCGGATATTATCGTTGTCGTTATTTGATTCTTCAATTAAGTAAAAAAGCACGAAACTTTTGACCCATACAAACACTAACATGTGGAGTTCATTAGTGTATATATTTCACAAATGTAGAGCAAAATGTTTTCCTTCTAGTTTcttaaaaattcatggaaaagTCCTAAGCAGTAGCAACCTTTTGTGTCAATCCGAACAATTGCGAAGTTATATCTACATTCACTTGCTATATCACATCCATGTCAATCATAATAAGTGACATTGTCTTAAGGGACTCAAACTCAATAATTTATTGTAtacatttaaaaatatatatatatatttggaggCAAGATTACAAATAGAGATTATAAGTGATTGTCAAAGTGTTTAAATCTAAGCAGGGCAAGGATAATAATATTGACGTGAGAATCAAGATACGCCGGCTCCTATATTCGAACCTACTTTGTAATAATCGTTGTTTATTCAGGCGACTATGTCCGTTTGCTACTTCCCTTTCAAGGTGAATagacgtgacaattttttttttttttaatcaattgatCAAATAGTTAAAGATGTTACAATTCTAAAATAGCAACTAAGATGGCAACAAAGTTGTATGAAGAAAAACTGCAATTCTTTATAGTGGAGTTAATGTTTTAAAGATGTAAGCTTCGACATCAAATGTTTCTTTACTAACAATTTATCACGATAGGTAAAAGTAAATTGGCGAATGTGCACACACACCGTGTGAATGTACAAAATTGGTGTATGGAGAGTTAAATAAAACCGTGTTGACAGAAACACTTGGATCATTAATACTCATGAGCACTTATTCATAAAAGCATACAATACAAAATTGAACATATGTATGTATAGTGTATGTCGGGGTGCATCCCATTAAGGTATTTTTTTCAAGAGTGCGAACATCAGCCGAATCAAAACAACAACCTAAAAAGATTGTTAAGATTATTTGAAAGGCTCGGCTCCCCATGGGCGGGAGCACTCCCAGAGGAATCCTCGCCTCAAGGGGGTAACATTGTAAAGAGAAAGACATGCAAAATCATATTATAATTTAAACAAGAAGTACTTGAATTATTTATGGACGAAATGAAATTATTGATACCATATGATGAGATTAATTGTACTCATATATGTGAAAAAATGTATTAGATATAGCTAAAATTAAATGGTAAATGAAATACGGGAGCGATAAAATCAATTTGCACGTTTGTCTATTTGATAGAATATTTATAAAGCAACTAAATGAGGATATtttcaacgaaaaaaaaaaagattatgatccTTTAAAGTTAACCGGTCCTTTTTACTTTACATAATAAATTAGATCGTTTAATCCATAATCTATATAAAGTTTGTCATTCCATGATTTGCCCTTATAAGATATGTTCGAGCAAAAGAGAACTTCCTATTTTAAGGGGTtatgattcatttttttccttcccaaaatttccttaattatttttaacGAATATTCTATTAATTGACAAATGCGGAAagtaataattttattttatttcccaTCTACTTTAATTTCAaactatttatctttttttgctTCTATAAACAACCTTACAAAAGCAgttcaaatgttttttttatatttattctttttttacatATATGAGAACAAGTTCTTTACGATATGTCTCtatttgtttcaagaaaaataaatgatttgaaaaatatttttcaaaaaaatgatccgttatatcacttgaaatacttagtcaattgaaaaaaaaaatattgtatacaacaatttatgttttaatatttttttggacaatgaaaatattttttattcactcATTTTTGCAAGCTATATAAGTTataatttctagaaaaatatttttcgaatcatttgtttttcgcgaaataacAGAAGCCAACATCCAAAGTttctttctttacaaaaaaaaaaaaaaacatccgaagtttctttcctttgaatagcaaatcaaaataattcataaTAAGGTAATTTTACAAAATACTTAAATGTCAACTTTTTGTATACGCATCAATctttcgactaaaaaaaaaaaaaaacaacataaacatgaagaaaagaaaaggaaaatgatgtgTGATTATTCTTTGACGGAATTATTTACAATGTATACCTTTCCCTAAAATGAAGTAGCTTCCAATTTGTGagatattttagatattttctaCAGATACTTAGGACATTTCATCTGGTTTTTtatacctattttttttttgtccaattttatatctattttgattatgtatatttgatttgttttcctATAATTCTCTTAGATGGTCATGTaataaagcattttttttttcaaaatatctatgcaatttcatttttttctaacAGCCACTAAGATTAAGGCATGAAGATCtatacaatttcatttttttcatgaagTGAAATAAACTCCGGAACAGTGAAATACACTATTTATCTCATGGACCGAATAATATATGAATTTAAATCAGATTAGGaacattatcaaaaaaagtcctaaacttattgtaattgaaaaaaaaaggacataaattgaaggaaaaaaaaaaggaaaatgatgtgTGATTATTCTTCGACGGAATTATTTACAATGTAAACCTTTCCCTAAAATGAAGTAGCTTCCAATTTGTGagatattttagatattttctaCAAGTACTTAGGACATTTCATCTGGTTTTTTGTAcctattttttttgggttcaattttatatctattttgattatgtatatttgatttgttttcctATAATTCTCTTAGATAGTCCtataataaagtttttttttttcaaaatatctatacaatttctttttttctaacaGCCACTAAGATTAAGGCATGAAG
The sequence above is drawn from the Rhodamnia argentea isolate NSW1041297 chromosome 9, ASM2092103v1, whole genome shotgun sequence genome and encodes:
- the LOC115727951 gene encoding uncharacterized protein LOC115727951, producing MHQKKSEVQIGKESTGVSSDFNPIPSSVHPKPPSHSSHSHSHAPSHHQFPFIAVAAAAAFDHLHHASPGLQNDPIPPSTPYKRPLLTQSPPSLPKSPTAYRLSPPTPTTPAPAQHFAPRRTLIPITVAAKSTASRLLRRFKHLRGLRIHLRLILLLSLPFFYFLVSHPSNSFLLDFISAFAFSAALLFSLNLALPRLPSIRLFLARSFPIKLKASQSLSSPLPVFWSIGSRTKAEKRVNSGCWVQVYSNGDVYEGEFHKGKCSGSGVYYYCMSGRYEGDWVDGKYDGHGVETWARGSRYRGQYRQGLRHGFGVYRFYTGDVYAGEWSSGQSHGCGVHTCEDGSRYVGEFKWGVKHGLGHYHFRNGDRYAGEYFADKMHGFGIYSFANGHRYEGAWHEGRRQGLGMYTFRNGETQSGHWQNGILDIPSTQSTTYPDSLVAVNHSKVLNAVQEARRAAERAYDVAKVDERVNRAVAAANRAANAARVAAVKAVQKQIYPGSSNDNIPLPIV